One part of the Prunus persica cultivar Lovell chromosome G5, Prunus_persica_NCBIv2, whole genome shotgun sequence genome encodes these proteins:
- the LOC18778053 gene encoding uncharacterized protein LOC18778053, whose translation MIYYHLHPSKSSSFSHMGSLFSLTLVILSCISIALIKTEAQKIKSARLLDLLIRDYTFKAYDTHFRTGVLHTVNLPANFSGIIVDTARFRCGSLRRYGAQVKEFHLDLGVSVHPCAERVMIVTQNLGYNWSSIYYANYDLSGYQLVSPILGLLAYNAGTDVNFSNPFELGIEAAEKPIRIDFRNITRVNNELGTRPLCASFEGAGKVALAKEASPYICIAKRHGHFGLVIEKPSPVELNKSKRVSPWKVAVGSSVGSALGVFLLGLLLVAMFVRVKKRSRMEEMERRAYEEEALQVSMVGHVRAPTASGTRTTPTLEHDFNGTP comes from the exons ATGATTTATTACCACCTTCATCCTTCAAAATCAAGCTCATTTTCTCACATGggctctctcttctctctcacaTTGGTAATTCTCTCATGCATATCCATAGcattaataaaaactgaaGCTCAGAAGATCAAGTCAGCTCGCCTACTCGACCTGCTCATCCGGGACTACACCTTCAAGGCCTATGACACACACTTCAGGACAGGAGTTCTACACACTGTAAATTTACCAGCAAACTTCTCTGGCATCATAGTTGACACAGCAAGATTCAGATGTGGTAGTCTCCGAAGGTACGGTGCGCAGGTAAAGGAATTTCATCTAGACCTTGGTGTATCTGTGCATCCATGTGCTGAGAGGGTCATGATAGTTACACAAAACTTGGGTTACAATTGGTCTTCTATATATTATGCCAATTATGACTTATCTGGCTATCAGCTTGTTTCCCCTATACTAGGCCTCTTAGCTTATAATGCCGGTACTGATGTGAACTTCAGCAACCCTTTTGAGCTTGGAATTGAAGCTGCAGAAAAACCCATCAGAATAGACTTCAGAAATATCACAAGGGTGAACAACGAATTGGGTACAAGGCCATTATGTGCTAGTTTTGAAGGTGCCGGCAAAGTGGCTTTAGCAAAGGAGGCTTCACCTTACATTTGTATTGCAAAAAGGCATGGTCATTTTGGGTTGGTTATTGAGAAGCCATCACCAGTGGAGTTGAACAAAAGCAAGAGAGTGAGCCCGTGGAAAGTGGCAGTAGGTAGCTCAGTTGGATCTGCTTTAGGTGTTTTTCTCTTGGGGCTGCTTCTGGTGGCAATGTTTGTGAGGGTGAAGAAGAGGTCAAGGATGGAGGAAATGGAGAGAAGGGCTTATGAAGAGGAAGCTTTGCAGGTATCAATGGTTGGACATGTGAGAGCTCCTACCGCATCAGGCACTCGAACAACGCCAACACTTGAGCATGA tttcAATGGCACACCATGA